ATTCTGCGTACCTCTGCGCCTACTCTGCGTCCCTTTGCGTTTCAAAAATTACGACTTTACCCAAAGCTGCACTTAATTGTTAAATAAATTTTTTAACTAACCACATGAACACCGAAGCCATTAAATCAGGAAAAATCAAGCACTTAGCAGGAGCTAATTTAGAAGACGAAGATTTATCAAACTTGGATTTAAACCGCATCAACTTTGCTGGTGCTACTCTTGTGGGTACAAATTTTGCTGCTTCTAAACTTGAAGGCGCCCATTTGGAAGGTACAAATTTAATGGGAGCAAACCTACAAGCAACTGATTTGCGTGCTAATTTAATGGGTGCGAACTTAATGCAAGCAGACTTGACAGGTGCTGACTTACGAGGTAGCAATTTACGTGGTGCTAATTTAATGGGGGCGAGACTGAGTGAAGTGTCTTTTGCTGGTGCTTTCCTCAGTGGTGCAAATTTGATGAATGTCAACTTACAAGGAGTTGACTTACGGGGTGCTGACTTACGAGGTGCTAACCTCACAGGGGCAAATCTCAAAGGCGCAGACTTAAGTCGTACAGATTTACAAGGGGCGTTGTTGAGTGAAGCAAATTTAGAAGAAGCAGATATGAGAGAGGCAAATTTGTCAGGAGCAAATTTGACGGGTGCAAATCTACTGTGTGCAGAGTTAGAAGGGGCAAATTTAAGTGGAGTGAATTTAGATCGGGCTTGTTTAGTGGGGACAATGGCTGAGGTTACTTCTTAAACAAAAGTAACTAAAATATTATTTTTTCAGTAATTAAACAGTTGAGCATTGATGTTGATTCATACAATCACATTAGCCTTTAGCTCTACTGGTTCAACCTTATGCTGGTCAATGGAACAATCCTGCGTAATCACTACCAGATAGTCCAACAACTCGGGAGTGGTGGATTTGCCGACACATATTTAGAAAAGATATGGATTTACCCACTTATGCCCAATGTGTGGTCAAACACCTAAAGCCAACCAGTCCCGATCCATCTGTTTTACCTATTGCCAGAAGATTATTTGAAACAGAAGCACAAGTTTTGTACCAATTAGGACAAAATGATCGAATACCAAGGCTGTTTGCTCACTTTGAAGAAAATGGTGAATTCTATTTAGTTCAAGAATTTGTTGATGGGCATGATTTGAGCAAAGAACTGACTCCTGGTAGGCGTTTTAGTGAAAATGAAGTTGTCAGACTGTTGCAGGAAACCTTGGAAGTATTGGCGATCGTCCATCAACGTAATATCGTCCACCGGGATATTAAACCCCAAAATTTAATGCGGCGTCGAAGTGATGGAAAAATTGTATTGATTGACTTTGGCGCAGTCAAAGAAATTGGCAGTTTAGCAATGAATACTCAAGGTCAGGTTAGATCTACCATTGCGATCGGTACTCCTGGTTATATGCCAACTGAACAAGCCAATCGTGACCCCAAATTATGTAGTGATATCTATGCAGTAGGAATGATTGGTATCCAAGCTCTCACAGGCTTAATGCCGCAACAGTTACTGCTGGATAATACAACAGGTGAACTGATTTGGCGCAATTATGTACAGGTGAGCGATAAGCTAGCCAATATTTTAACTAAGATGGTACGCTATCACTTTAGCCAACGCTACCAGTCTGCATCCGAGGCATTACAAGCGCTAAGTGCTATAATTCCACAGTCACAAACCCATTCACAACCTTTTGTATCTTCTACACTAACTACTATAGTTTCACAAATCCCCAAACCACTACTATGGGGAAGTTTAATTGGACTAGGTGGATTGGGAATAGGAGTTCTTTCTATTGTCGCTCTACTAAGTCGTTCTCCATCTCCACCACCTGTAACAACTTCAACTCCCACACCAATAGCTAGTTCTTCTACACCAACAGATACATCAACTACAGCACCAATCTTACCTGCCTCTTCAGAAAATATTAATTTTGCCATACAACCACAATTTGATGGTGTTGGTGAGTTTTCTGAAGGGCTGGCGCAAGTACAAATAGATGGCAAGTGGGGCTATATTGACAAGAGTGGAAATGTAGTAATTCAACCACAGTTTGATGAAACTGATAAATTTTCTGAAGGACTAGCAAGAGTTTGGATTTCAGGACAAAACTGGGGTTATATCGATAAGACTGGAAAATTTGTCATCACTCAGCAATTTACCAAAGACAATGCAAATAATTTTTCTGAGGGGCTAGCAAGGGCATGTGTTGTCAGTACTTGTGGCTTTATTGATAAAACAGGGAGTTTCGTAATTGAGAGAAAATTCGCTGGTGCTGCTGATTTCTCCGAAGGGCTTGCAGCAGTAAAGACTAGGGGAAAATGGGGCTTTATCGATAAGAGCGGTAACTTTGTTATTCAACCACAATTTAATAATGCCGGGTATTTCTCTGAAGGGCTTGCAGATGTAACGATTGCTGACAAATCTGGTTACATTGACAAAAACGGCAAAGTGGTTATCAAGCCAATATTTGATGACAATTACAAATTCTCTGAAGAGCTAGCATCGGTAAAGATTGATAGCAAATGGGGTTATATTGACAAGACAGGGAACGTCATCATCAAGCCAATATTTGCAGATACTTACAATTTTCACGAAGGACTAGCGGCAGTCAAAACTGATGGCAAATATGGTTATATCAATAAGAGTGGCAACTTTGTAATTCAACCAACATTTGATCAGGTTGGAAACTTTTCTGAAGGATTGGCATGGGTGGGATTGAATGGTAAGTATGGCTATATTCGCAATCCTTTAAAGAGTTAGTGATTAGGTCAATAATATCCCTAATGCCGAGCAATTTTATTTCTGCAAGCAGCTTGATGTATCATGAAATAAAAAAGTAGGTTTGCAAGTGAAATATAGCCTGTACTTAACAGCAACAGTCTCACTTGGAAATAAAATCGAAATTCAAGATCTAAACCTTATAGAAGGACATACTGTTGAAATTGCGATGAATTGTGATTATTATTTCGCAGTCTGATACCTCAACTTCGTTCATGCATTCAAAATAAAGTTACTGGATTTATTTATGGGGATTATCTTGTTATTTTTATTTTAAATTCTAGATGCTTGTCCCCTCATCCACAATGCCAAAACGCCCATCAACACTAACCCCATCACCCCCATCAAAGGATTCTTATTTACCCCAGTCACCCAATCAGGAACCCGATTCGTATATTCAATCAATCCCCCAACATTAATGATGTAATAACCCCAAACTAAACCACCATGCAAACCAATAGGTAAACCCAAACGCCCCCTACGCCAGCGCTTTCCCCATACCTGGGTCAACCCCAGCAGCACTAAAGCAGGGAGTTGTGGCAATGTGTGAATAATTGCTTCCACTGGCTTAATAAAATGCGATACCCCAAAAATAATTGCATTTGTCCAAAGTGCTACACGGGGAGAATAATCTCGCTGCAACTCATCCAACAACCAACCTCGAAATAACAATTCTTCAGCAAACCCAACACCCAAACCTGTGAGGGAACCTTCTAATACTACTTTTAATAAAAAAACTTTGGGTTGTTGCCATACCAATAAACCTAGCAAACCTTCTAAACCAAATAAAATTAAAATACTAACAAATCCAATAGCCAAACCCCTTACTAAATCTACGCCATTTAATCGCGTAAATTGTAAACCGTAGTGCTGAAAAATTTGGGGTTGTTTGTAAACTTGCTGACTCCATATTTTTAGTAAAACAATAAATTCTATATACAGTAGTACCATTGTCATAATACTGACTAAATTGACATTAGGCACTAGTAAATATATTGGTATGGCAAAAGGCAACCAAAGTACTAATAAAGCCAAAATAAAACAACCCAGCCTGATGAATACAGAATGCCGGGCTATAGAAGCAAGGTTTATTTTCATACCAAGTTGGATAGAATGTTAGGAATTTAAGTTAGTTTATCTCACTGAGAAACCAACTTGGTTTTAAAATTTATTAGTGATCGAATTGTTTACTGATAACTGTTTACTGATAACTGATTTATTCTTCTGGTTCAATTGTGCTGGTCAAGCCATGATTTTTTAATGTCTCACAATAAAACTCAGCAGGTTCCTGAGCGCAGGTAATAACTAAAGCAAGACCGTTGCTATGGGCTTCCATCATAATGCTAACAGCCTGAGGTTGAGTCAGGCTGGGCACGGTGGTTAATAGAACCTGTACCACATACTCCATAGTGTTGTAGTCGTCGTTATGGAGCAAAACGCGATACTGAGGCGCTAGTTTTCTGGATGTTGAACGCTTCTGTTGGGTTTCGACTGACACGGCTGTTTGCTCTTTTGGTTATTTACTACAACAAATTTTTTATCTAAAGGTTGTTTACTAGAATTAGCTTCACAGTTACTTAAACTATTGTATAGCAATGAAAAGGTTGTTGGTAGTTATTGGTTGATGGTTGTTAGTGATTAGTGGGTACAGACGCGAGGAACATCGCGTCTGTACATTAGTGGTTATTCTATACTCCCCACACTCCACCCTACGGGAAGCCGATGGGCGCGTCTACACTCTCCCTACACTCCCCACTCTCCCGTGTCCCCCTGGTCTTCCTTCCAATCCCCAATCCCCGACTCCGACCCTTGTCCTCCCCTTCCCCTATCCCCAGATTGCTATTGCCTATGCTAGCTTTTAATAAAAGAGCAGCAGCACAATGATTGCCACTGACGAAGCTATGTAAATATGGAGATTACACCTAATTTTCAACCAGGGCAAATAGTATCTTTAGAGCATGATGATAGTA
Above is a genomic segment from Fischerella sp. JS2 containing:
- a CDS encoding pentapeptide repeat-containing protein gives rise to the protein MNTEAIKSGKIKHLAGANLEDEDLSNLDLNRINFAGATLVGTNFAASKLEGAHLEGTNLMGANLQATDLRANLMGANLMQADLTGADLRGSNLRGANLMGARLSEVSFAGAFLSGANLMNVNLQGVDLRGADLRGANLTGANLKGADLSRTDLQGALLSEANLEEADMREANLSGANLTGANLLCAELEGANLSGVNLDRACLVGTMAEVTS
- a CDS encoding type II CAAX endopeptidase family protein, producing the protein MKINLASIARHSVFIRLGCFILALLVLWLPFAIPIYLLVPNVNLVSIMTMVLLYIEFIVLLKIWSQQVYKQPQIFQHYGLQFTRLNGVDLVRGLAIGFVSILILFGLEGLLGLLVWQQPKVFLLKVVLEGSLTGLGVGFAEELLFRGWLLDELQRDYSPRVALWTNAIIFGVSHFIKPVEAIIHTLPQLPALVLLGLTQVWGKRWRRGRLGLPIGLHGGLVWGYYIINVGGLIEYTNRVPDWVTGVNKNPLMGVMGLVLMGVLALWMRGQASRI
- the clpS gene encoding ATP-dependent Clp protease adapter ClpS; the encoded protein is MSVETQQKRSTSRKLAPQYRVLLHNDDYNTMEYVVQVLLTTVPSLTQPQAVSIMMEAHSNGLALVITCAQEPAEFYCETLKNHGLTSTIEPEE
- a CDS encoding WG repeat-containing protein, translated to MDLPTYAQCVVKHLKPTSPDPSVLPIARRLFETEAQVLYQLGQNDRIPRLFAHFEENGEFYLVQEFVDGHDLSKELTPGRRFSENEVVRLLQETLEVLAIVHQRNIVHRDIKPQNLMRRRSDGKIVLIDFGAVKEIGSLAMNTQGQVRSTIAIGTPGYMPTEQANRDPKLCSDIYAVGMIGIQALTGLMPQQLLLDNTTGELIWRNYVQVSDKLANILTKMVRYHFSQRYQSASEALQALSAIIPQSQTHSQPFVSSTLTTIVSQIPKPLLWGSLIGLGGLGIGVLSIVALLSRSPSPPPVTTSTPTPIASSSTPTDTSTTAPILPASSENINFAIQPQFDGVGEFSEGLAQVQIDGKWGYIDKSGNVVIQPQFDETDKFSEGLARVWISGQNWGYIDKTGKFVITQQFTKDNANNFSEGLARACVVSTCGFIDKTGSFVIERKFAGAADFSEGLAAVKTRGKWGFIDKSGNFVIQPQFNNAGYFSEGLADVTIADKSGYIDKNGKVVIKPIFDDNYKFSEELASVKIDSKWGYIDKTGNVIIKPIFADTYNFHEGLAAVKTDGKYGYINKSGNFVIQPTFDQVGNFSEGLAWVGLNGKYGYIRNPLKS